The DNA sequence GCCACCCGGTTTGGTAACTCCCGGTAATCGATGGGGTAAGTGAAAGTGCAATCAGGATCGTTGGTGATCGATTTTCTGCGGACCAACCCCGTCTTTACCCTGTTCATCATTCTTGGCGGTGGTTATCTGCTGGGGCGGTTGCGCATCGGGCCGGTTTCGCTCGGGCCCGTCGCCGGCGCGCTGCTCGTGTCCCTGGTGTTCGGGCAATTCGGGTTCAAGGTCAGCGAAGGTGCCCAGTCCGTAGGTTTCGCGCTGTTTATTTTCGCGGTTGGCTACCAGGCGGGGCCGCGCTTTTTCGAAGTGCTGAAAACCCAGGGGCTGCAGTACCTGGCGCTGGCACTGTTCGTGGCCGGTACCGGCGGAGCCATTGCGATCGCGGCCGGCCGGCTGCTCGATCTGCCTTTTGGTGGCACGGCGGGACTGCTCGCCGGCGCGATGACCACTACCCCCACGCTCGCTGCGGCGCAGGACGCGGTCCGTTCGGGCATCGTGGCGCTGCCCGAAGGGGCAAGCGCGGACAGCGTGCTCGCCACTATCGCCTCGAGCTATGCGATCACCTATATCGTGGGTCTGCTTGGCATCATTGCGACGATACGCATGCTGCCGCGCGTGGTCGGCGTCGACCTGGCCGCGGAAGCGGCAAAGATGGAAGAAGCGGGCAAACCGCAGCGTGGCGGTCAATTGCAGGCACGCGCCTATCGTGTCACCCGCCCCGAGGCATGCGAGCCCACGGTCAGGATGATTCGCGCCCGCTTCTGGGACGCGATGTCGGTCACGAAGTTGTTGCGCAACGGCGAATGGGTGCGTCTCGGCGACGATGAGCACCTGCAGCTTGGCGACGAGCTCCACGCTTATGGTGACTCGAGCTTTTTCCGCGGTGGAGTCGAAGAACTGGGGGAAGAAATTCCCGTTTCGCCCGAAATCGACATGTCTGCGGACTATACCCACGTCGTCATCGCGCGCCGTGGCGCGGTCGGCAAGACGATCGCGGAACTCAATCTCGCGCGCAACCACGGACTCGTCGTCACCGAGGTGCGGCGTGATGGTGTTCGGCTTCCGCTCAGCAGTCACCTGCGTCTGCAGCGCAGCGATGTGCTGAGCGTGGCAGGACCCAAGCCGGGCTTGCGAGAGATGCAGGAAGTCCTCGGCCCGGTGGAGTCGGGCATTGCCGAGACTGATATGGCGACGTTTGCGTTTGGCATTGCGCTCGGTGCCCTGATCGGCGTTTTCGCCATCAATGTGGGCGGGGTGCCGATCGGACTGGGCATGGCCGGGGGCTTGCTCGGCTCCGGGATTTTCGTGGGCTGGTTCAATGCCATTCGGCCGACCTTCGGCAGGTTTCCCGAGGCCGCGCGGTGGATACTGATGGAATTCGGGTTGATGATCTTTATCGTTGGCGTCGGCTTGCAGGCCGGTGGCCAGATCGTCGCGACTTTTGCAAAAGCGGGCCCGGCGCTGGTCCTGGCCGCGATCCTGGTGGTCGCGGGACCAGCCCTGCTCGGTTATGTCTTTGGTCGCAAGGTGTTGCGCCTGCATCCGGTGCTGCTGCTTGGTGCGCTCACCGGTGCGATGACCAGCGCGGCCGCCATGGCGCTGGTCAATCGCGAGGCAAAGAGCGCGATACCGGCACTTGGTTATACCGGAACCTACGCCTTCGCCAACGTGATCCTCACGGTCGCCGGCACGCTGATCATGTTCGTATGAGGGGCTGCGGCAACTGATCCGCGGCCATGCCGTACCGTGGATGGCACATCAGTTACCGGCTGCTCTTATCTCGCTTGCCAGTTGCACCAGCTCGCCGGGCGACACGAAACTCTGGGCACGCAGCTCGCCGCCGTACTTGTGCACGACCTCCCTGAAATGGCGCTCCCAGACGTTTTCGAACAAAACGATGATCGCGGTGTGATCCGGAAGCAACTTCGCTGCTATCGAATGAATGTCATCCACCGTCAGACCGAAATCGCCCGCTGCGGCAGCACGGATTGCAGATTCGATGTGGTCGGCCGTGGACTCCGCGGCACCTGCCCGGCGGCTCGCGATCATGGCCAGCAGCGCGTTGATTTCCGGTGCGTCGTCGGCGTTCTCGAGCCGGCCGCCCTCCATCGCCGAAATTTTGCCGTTGGCATCCTTGCTCACCAGCACGAACGCATCCGGCCTGACTTCGCTGCTGGCCCAGAGCTCGCGCAGTTCGTCCATGAAATCGAACGGCAACAGCACGCCCGGAAAGTGCGTCACCATCAGGTTGAGCGAGCCCAGTTTGCCGAAGTCCATGCGCGGCAGCGCGGCGGGTGTCGTCGCTACTGCTGCCGGGCGTTCGCCGCGAATGAAGATGCCGAGATGATCGAGCACCGGGTTTGCCGCGGCCTCGCCACCCATGATCTGGTGCCAGTGCCGTTCGAATGTCTCGCGGGGAACAAAGGCCTTGCCCATGCGCAGGTAGGGATCCTGGAAATACACATGCTCATCGTCCACGCCGAGCACGACGATGTAATGGCCGTTGTCCCAGTCTTCCTCCGGGCGCAACGCGGAGCTGCGCTGACTGCGCCAGACCTGGGCCAGCGCGATCATCGGGTGACCAAAACGCCGGACCTCGTCGAGGCTGAGGTTATCGCGCAGTTCCGCCTCGAGGCCCAGCGCCCGCACGCCGCGCACGATGTTCTCGGGATAGGAGCCGACGTCGGACGACGTGCCGATCAGCTTCATGATCGCGGTCTCGTCGAGCTCGCGCCCCCAATAGCCCAGTACCGCCTGCAGCGCCGATGCGCCGCAGGAATACTCGGTGATCTGGCGCGTTCTGGACAGCAGCTGGAAATTGCTCATGATTCACGCTCCCGGACAATCAATTTGAGAATATAGGCAAAGGCCATGAGTGAAAATACCCTGCATGCAGCGAACGACGGCGACTCGCCGCAGCTCGTTCCGGAGCTCGACAATTTTTCGCTCGTGCTCGGCGGGCCGCTGTACCAGCTGTTCCGCAGGCTGCGCCTCGAGGACCAGGCCGAGGATTATCTGAGGAGGCGTATTTTCGTCCTCGCCGGGATCGCCTGGATACCGCTGCTGCTGCTGTGCCTGGCAGAGGGAACGCTCTTTGGCGGGGTGGCAATCCCCTTCATCGGCGACATCGAGACCCATGTACGGTTCTTGCTGGCATTGCCGCTCCTGGTTGTTGCGGAGCTCGTCGTGCATCTGCGCATGCGTGGTATCGTGGCCCAGTTTCTCGAGCGAAGGCTCGTCTCGGGGCACACGCTGCGGCAATTTCGTGCCGCTCTCCTGTCGGCGATGGAGCTGCGCAATTCGACGCTCGCCGAGCTGTTGCTGCTGGCGATCATTGTCCCGGTCACCTACTACCTGCGGGCGGATTTTCTCGCTCCGGAGGTTCCAACCTGGTACGCGCGGCTGGTCGAGGGCGGCAATATCACGCTTGCGGGATACTGGTACTGGTGGGTCAGCAATCCCCTGCTGCAATTCCTGGTACTGAGGTGGTACTTTCGCCTCTTCATCTGGGCGCGCTTCCTGTGGCGGGTTTCGCGAATCGAGCTTGCGCTGCTGCCAACGCACCCGGATCGTGCGGCGGGTCTCGGGTTCCTCGGTGAGAGCGCGTACGCACAGGCTCCGCTGCTTGCGGCCCACGGCGCCGCGGTTGCCGGACTCATCGCCAACCACATTTTTCATGAAGGGGCCTCGCTGGCGGCATTCAAGCTCGAGATCGTCCTGCTGGTCCTGATCCTGCTGTTCATGGTGCTGCTGCCGCTCTGCGTCTTTGCGCCCGCAATCCTCGCCGCAAAGCGACAAGGGCTGCGCGAATACGGCCGCTTTGCCAGTCACTACATGCGCGA is a window from the Gammaproteobacteria bacterium genome containing:
- a CDS encoding C39 family peptidase, which produces MSNFQLLSRTRQITEYSCGASALQAVLGYWGRELDETAIMKLIGTSSDVGSYPENIVRGVRALGLEAELRDNLSLDEVRRFGHPMIALAQVWRSQRSSALRPEEDWDNGHYIVVLGVDDEHVYFQDPYLRMGKAFVPRETFERHWHQIMGGEAAANPVLDHLGIFIRGERPAAVATTPAALPRMDFGKLGSLNLMVTHFPGVLLPFDFMDELRELWASSEVRPDAFVLVSKDANGKISAMEGGRLENADDAPEINALLAMIASRRAGAAESTADHIESAIRAAAAGDFGLTVDDIHSIAAKLLPDHTAIIVLFENVWERHFREVVHKYGGELRAQSFVSPGELVQLASEIRAAGN